The DNA window CCGGCGCCGGCACGCCGACGAAATATTCGGACTGCCACAGGGGGCGATCTCCCTTCTCGTCGTCGAGCACGTTGAAACGGGCGAGGCGCAGCCCACACGCGATCGCGAACAGGAGTGCGGCGATCCAACCCGGTGAGCCGGCGCGGTCGAGCAGGAAGGCATAGAGCACCAGAGCAGGCGCCACGCCGAAATTGACGATGTCGGCCAGCGAATCCATCTGGGCGCCAAATTTGGAGGTCGCCTTCAGCATCCGCGCCAGGCGGCCGTCAATGCCGTCAAGGAAGGCAGCAAGCAGCACCATCACCACCGCCGGCTCGAAACGGCCTTCGAAGCCGAAGCGGATGCCGGACAGGCCGGCGCAGATGGCAAGCACGGTGACGAGGTTGGGCAGCACCATGCGCATCGGGATCTCGCGGATGCGCGGACCGCCGCTGGCATGGGCCTCGAACTTTTTGTATTGCGTGCCCACCGTCAGGAAATCCGCACGAGGGGGGTGCCGGCGACACCGCCGAATTCGGCCAGCACGGTTTCGCCGCCGACGGCCGTCTGGCCAACGGCAACACGCGGCGTGGCGGTCAGCGGCAGGAACACATCGACACGCGAGCCGAAGCGGATCAGGCCGAAACGCTCGCCAATGGCGATCGAGCCGCCAGCCTCGGCCCAGCAGACGATGCGCCGTGCCACCAGGCCGGCGATCTGCACAGCCGCGATCGTGCCGTTGGGGCTCTCGATGACCAGGCCGTTGCGCTCGTTCTCGGTGCTGGCCTTGTCGAGTTCGGCATTGAGGAATTTGCCGGGCCGATGTTCTATCCTGGCAATACGGCCGCGCACGGGAGCGCGGTTCACGTGGCAGGAAAAGACGTTCATGAACACCGAGATGCGGGTCATTTCGACATTGCCGAGGCCAAGTTCGCGCGGCGGCACGGCCGGCCCAACCGCTGAAATGATGCCGTCGGCGGGGCTGACCACCAGGCGGTCGTCGACCGGCGTGACGCGCTCGGGATCGCGGAAGAAATAGACGCACCAGGCCGTCAGGATGAGACCGATCCAGAACAGGATCGAGGAGAAATAGCCGAGGAAAAGCGTTGCGGCGCCAAAGGCCGCGATGAAGGGATAGCCTTCGCGATGGATCGGTACGAACGCGTTCTTGATCGTGTCGACAAGGCTCATGGGATTGGGGGCAACCCTTGTTTCAGGTTTGGCCTCAATAGCGGAAAGCCCCCCTCGCCGCAACGCAACAATGGGGGAGGCAGGGTGGGCGGCTGGAGAACCTAGCCCGCGGCAGCGGAGCGATCAAAGTGCTCGTCGAGTTCAGACATTGTAGCCTCGGCGAGCTTTTTGTCATCTATGCCACGCAAGAGCACACTGCCACTAGGTGAAGATACGAAGAGGAAGGCCTGGCCAGGCGCCAGCACCACCCAGTTCACGATTGGCCCTTCCGCGGTTTGCACTACTGAGTTCGCTGAAACAGCGGCTTCAGCGGGGTCGAACCCGACCTTGCGCAGCAGAAGGTCGACAGCGACGGGAGCATGATACCTTTCCACCAGTTCGATCACCGTGCTGATCTCCGAGTCTTCGGCGCGACCAAGCCTTATGCCGACTCGCGGGGCGTTAGCTCCGAATGGATTCTCCCCCGAGCGTACGACTGGAGGGTCTTCCGGCGCGATCTGTTCATAAACAGCCACGTGTGTCTCTGTCGCGACGCATAGCCGGAGCTCCTTTGAACTGGTGCGGAGTTGGGAGACCATCTGCTTCTGCCCGTCGACAGTCAGCACCCGTGCCATACCGAATGCCAGCTTGATTTCCGGTGGTGATATCTTTGCGCAAGCAAGGCCTGCGCCGACGTCGCGCCGGCCCAACATCTGGCCTACCAGGTCGCCAACCGACTTGTGAAGAAGCCTGCCTTCGCGCTGCGGGTTCGCCGTCGCCAGTTGATTGATGGCATCGTCGTAATCGTCATCATCGACAATTTGCAAATCGGGCCAAGAAGCGATCCAGCGTGCCAACAAGTTATCCATCGGTACAGCCTTATCAGCGTCGTAAAACGCATCATCGAGCGTATCCAGAAAGTCGTCGCGACCACCCTCGAAGCCCGTCTGTTCAGCGGCCTTGTCAGGATGCTCGGCAACCCAGGCGGACATCTTTTCCAAAGTTGCCAGTTGCCCCTTCGCACCACTAGCGGTGAGGCCAGCTCGAGCGTTGGCAATCATCGCATCGATTTCCTGGCCCGCATTGTGGATGAACTGACTGTGGCCGCCGTTCTTTATCTCCGAGGAGTACCAGTGGGCGTGATAGACCTGCATCGCCTTAGGGTTGATCTCAGGATACCGATAGAGGCCCTTGGAAACCATCGTTGTGGCGAATTGCATGACGGCGAAGACGAGATCAAACGGCTCTTCACCAACTTCTTCGGCCTTCGAACGAGACACCACAACCAGTGGCACGAGGAGGTTGACTGGCTGATTTTCGAAAGTGGGTGATGTCTTCTCGGACGCTCTTCTGGACTTGCGCGAGAAAAACCCAAACATCGAGAATGTTTCCTCAGCCCGAAAAGAAAAAGGGTGGTTACTTCTGGCGAGACAATATCAGCTGCTCTTGCAGATAAAAGCCCCGGGCAGATCTACCCGGTGACAATAGGCATATTCGGATATCGTGAACGACGCCCCGCGCCAGACAGACGCCGGACGCCGCCGCTATGAGGGGATGCCCTTACAGCTCCGGCAAGCGCTGATAGTTGGCGATGTCGGTCTTTAACGCCAAGGTGGGCCACTCCTCGGCGTCAGACTTTGTCTGCATCGCTCCGGAAAGCTATTGCCATTGTCGGGACGAGCTATGTTCGGCCGTCCTTGGAGCGACAGCGCTTTGCATCGACCCTGCAAAAAGGAGTGCAGAGCGCCCATCGAACCAACAATGGAGCCCGTAATGCCATCGCAGAAATCAGCAGACAGGAAAGCCCAGATCGTCGTAGGCGGCCTCGCCTTCGGCGAGTCGCCGCGCTGGCATGACGGACGGCTCTGGCTCTGCAACTGGGGCACGGGCGAGATCATCGCCGTCGATGCCGGCGGCAACAAGGAGATCGTGCTCACCGTGCCGGCTGTCCTGCCCTACTCCATCGACTGGCTCCCGGATGGCCGCCTGCTCGTCGTGTCAGGTCGCGAAGGCTTGCTGTTGAGGCAGGAAGCCGATGGAAGTCTCGTCACACACGCCGATCTGCGTAACCTGTCGAAAAGCCCTTGGAACGAGATCGTCGTCGACGGGCGCGGCAACATCTATGTCAATGGCGGCGGACCGGCGCCGGCGCCGGGCGAGTATTTCGGCCCCGGCACCATCGTGTTGATCACGCCGGACGGCGCCGTCCGGCAAGTGGCGGAAAATATCGCCTTTGCCAATGGCATGGCGATGACCCCGGACAACAAGACGCTGATCGTCGCCGAATCCCATGCCAACCGGCTGACCGCTTTCAACATCGCCGCCGACGGCACGCTCTCCAACCGGCGAGTCTGGGCCGACCTCGACGGCTATCCCGACGGCATCTGCCTCGATGCCGAAGGAGCGGCCTGGTATGCGGATGTTCCCAACAAGCATTGCGTGCGGGTGCGCGAAGGCGGCGAGGTGCTGCAGACAGTGACTGTCGATCGCGGCTGCTTTGCCTGCATGCTGGGCGGCACCGACAGGCAAACGCTGTTCATCCTCGCCGCCGAATGGCGCGGGTTCGAGCACATGGTCAGCGACGCCCGCACCGGCCAGGTGTTCAGCGTAGAAGCGCCGGCACCTGGCATCGGCTGGCCGTAACAGCCTTGCTACAGCCCGGGAACCCGCTGATAGTTGGCGATGTCGGCCCGCACGCCGAGCCGGGTGATCGTCTCCTGCGGGTTGAAGGCGATGCGCTCGTGCGCGGCCTTGACGATCGGCACGACGTTGTCGACGGCCGCCTGGCTTTCCCATTCGACGATCGTGACAAGGTTGAATTCGCCCGGACCCGAGAATTGCTCGAGTAGGAAATCCTGCACGAAGCCTTGTTGCAGGCGCAGCAATTCATGCGTTGTCTTGACCTTGGCCAGTATCTCCTCGCGGGCGGCGGCGGGGACGACGAACTTGTCCACCCTGAACACGCTGCCGCCGTCAACGTTCTGATTTATGTCGTTCATTTCGATTGTTCCGTTCCTGGATCATGGTGTTTTGGGCTCCAGGGACGGCCTACAATCTCAACTTAAGTTGAGGTCAAGCGGAATTTTCGATTGATTTGTGGAGAGGCTCGGATGGCGACGCTGCCGATCTCCCCCTCGTGGGGGAGATGTCCGGCAGGACAGAGGGGGGCGTGAAGGATCGCCAACTTTCGGATGTCTTCAGCCAACTTTTGGATGTCTTCAAAAGAATAGCGGCGCCTGCACGAAAAGAACCCGGAGATGACAGCAGGACAGCGCCCCCCTCTGCCCTGCCGGGCATCTCCCCCACGAGGGGGGAGATTGGCACTCCACCGTTACGACACCTCCGACGTGCGCCGGCGAACGATGACGCCAAGCTCGTCGCCCTCGCGGGCGATGCGCAGCCGTTCCTCGGCTTCCGTCGCCTCGCGCTGGCGGTCCCACATCGAGGCGTAGAGGCCATGCTTGCGCATCAGTTCGGCGTGGGTGCCGCGCTCGGCGATCTGGCCGTCCTGCAGAACGATGATCTCGTCGGCCGTGATCACCGTCGACAGGCGGTGGGCGATGACAATGGTGGTGCGGCCGCGGCTGACCAGATCGAGTGCCGCCTGGATCTCCTGCTCGGTGTGGCTGTCGAGCGCCGAAGTCGCTTCGTCGAGCATCAGGATCGGCGGCGCTTTCAGGATGGTGCGGGCGATCGCCACGCGCTGCTTCTCGCCGCCCGAAAGCTTCAGCCCGCGCTCGCCGACCATCGATTTGTAGCCATCGGGCAATCGCTCGATGAACGGCCCGATCTGGGCGAGTTCGGCAGCCTTCTGCATATCCTCCTCGCTGGCGCCGATGCGGCCGTAGCGGATATTGTAGGCTATGGTGTCGTTGAACAGCACGGTGTCCTGCGGCACCATGCCGATCGCGCCGCGCAGGCTCTCCTGCGTCACGTCCCTGATATCCTGGCCGTCGATCAGCACCTGGCCGGCCTGGACGTCGTAGAAGCGGAACAGAAGCCGCGAGATGGTCGACTTGCCGGCGCCCGATGGCCCGACAATGGCGACGGTCTTGCCGGCCGGCACCTCGAAGCTGATGCCCTTCAGGATCTTGCGGTTCGGGTCATAGGAAAAATGCACGTCGCGGAACTCGACCTTGCCGGCGCTGACGGCGAGCGGCCCGGCATCCGGTTTGTCGACGATCTCCTGCGGCACATCCAAAAGGTCGAACATCTGCTCGATGTCGGTCAGACCCTGGCGGATTTCGCGGTAGATGAAGCCGATGAAATTGAGCGGCACCGACAGCTGCATCAGCATGGCGTTGATGAAGACGAAGTCGCCGACCGTCTGCGTGCCAGCCTGCACTTCGAGCGCCGACATGCACATGACGATGACGGTGCCGAGGCCGAAGATGATGCCCTGGCCGAAATTCAGCCAGCCGAGCGAGGTCCAGATCCGCGTCGCGGCGACCTCATAGCGTGCCATGGAGCGGTCGAAGCGCTCGGCTTCCATGCCTTCGTTGTTGAAATATTTGACCGTCTCGTAGTTGAGCAGCGAGTCGATCGCCTTGGTGTTGGCGTCGGTGTCGCTGTCGTTCATGTCGCGGCGGATCGAGATGCGCCAGTCGCTGGCACGGACCGTGAACCAGACATAGACCCAGACGGTGACCGCGACGACGACCACATATTTCCAGCCATAGGTGTAGGCGAAGATGCCGGTGGTCAGCGCGAATTCGAGAATGGTCGGCGCGGTGTTGAGCATGATGAAGCGCACGATCGTCTCGATGCCCTTGGTGCCGCGCTCGATGATGCGCGACAGGCCGCCGGTGCGACGCTCCAGATGAAAGCGCAGTGACAGTTGGTGCATATGGACGAAGGTGCGGAAGGCGAGCTGGCGCACCGCATATTGGCCGACGCGCGCAAACAAGGCGTCGCGCAGCTGGTTGAAGCCAAGCTGCACCAGGCGCACGACATTGTAGGCAACGACCAGCATGACGGGCGCCAGCAGAAAGGTCGGCAGCGGCGGCACCGATTTGGCGTCACCGGCCAGCGCGTCGGTCGCCCATTTGAAAAAATAAGGACCGGCAACCAGCGTCAGCTTGGCGACGACCAGCAGCAGCGTCGCCCAAGTGACTCGGGCTCTCAGATCGGCGCGGTCCGCCGGCCACATGTAGGGCCACAAATTGAGCAGCGTCTTGAAGGTCGAGGAGTCGGAGACGGTTTTATCGGCCATTTCTTGTGCCTTCTTCTTATGTCTTTTTGACTAGCGGCCGGAGCAGCAGGAATTGACGAGCGCGGCCAGCGACGCCGAGACATCGGCGAGCGCGGCATGGTCGACCGCATAGCGCGAGCGCTGGCGATCAGGCTCGAACCGGACCAGCCCGGCTTCGACCAGTATCTTCAAATGTTGTGACACGGTGGACTGCGCCAGATCGAAACGATCCACGACCTCACGGCAGCAGCAGGAGTTGCTGGCCGACAGATGTTTCAGGATTTCGATGCGCGCCGGATGCGAAAGCGCTGCCATGCGGGCGGCGACGGCGCGGCTGTCGGGCGCGCAATTGGCCGGGCCGCATTTTTCTGCCGTGCGGCCGTTCGTTTCAAGGGAATATTCGGTCATCGTCCATCGGCGATAAACGATGACCGTATCCAGGGCAAGCTGCGCTTATGGGCAGATTAGCTGCTACGCTATGAAATGTGGGCGACTAGAACGAGCCGTCTGTCGACCTGGACAGATCTTCCCAGGCGCGCACTTCTTCGAGGCGTCCTTCGAGGGCCGGCTTGACCGCCGCCAGGGCGTCGCTGCCGGCGAGGAACTGCCTCGGCGGATTTTCCATCCCGGCGAGCTTCGCAAGCACCTCGCCGAGCTTGGCGGGATCGCCTTGCTGTGTGCCGTCATAGCCCGACCACATATCCTTGGCTGTGCCTTCAGCGGCGTAGTCCTCGATAGAGCTGGCGCTGTACTTGGCATTCTGCGCATTGAGAAGGTCCGTACGGAAGAAGCCCGGCGCGACCACAACGATTTTGATGCCGAACTGTTCAACCTCCTGGGCCACCGAAAGGGAAAGGCCTTCGACTGCAAATTTCGCGGCGCTGTAAGCGCCGCAATGTTTGAAACCCATTACCCCGGCAAGCGAACTGATGTTGATGATCCGGCCCGACCGCTGCTTGCGCATGACCGGAAGGACCGCGCGCATGACGTGGACCACGCCGTACAGATTGGTCGAGATCAACCCCTCTATCTCAGCGGTGCTCAACTCCTCGAAATTGCCGAGCAGGCTGTAGCCGGCGTTGTTGACCAGAACGTCGACCCGGCCGAACGCCTGCATCGCCTCGTCGACCGCAGCCTTCGCCTGTGCCTCACTGGCGACGTCCAGTTGGACGAACGCAAGCCTGTCGCCTGCGACATCGCTCAGGGCATTACGGACCTTGTCGAGATTGCGGCCCGTCGCGATCACCCGATCGCCTACCTTCAGGGCCGCCCTGGCAGTTGCGGCGCCGATGCCGCTGCCGGCACCCGTAATGAACCAGACCTTGCTCATGCTTAACTCCTGTTTTCGATGAACAGGAGATAGATCGCGCCATTCGATCTGATTAGACGCTATTATCCGCATGAACTTAGAAATGACGTAGATAAATGGCGAGCTACCTTGGGAAGCGCCTCGCCAGTCGCACTACCCTTTGTAGCGGAGCGCTTCGAGCAGCAGGGCGAAGGCCGGGGTCTGTTGCCGCCTGCTTGGATAGTAGAGGTGATAGCCGGAGAATGGCGGGCACCAATCTTCCAGCACGCGGATCAGACGGCCTTCGGCAACATGCTGGGCAACCTGGGTTTCGAAGGTATAGACCAGCCCCAGCCCGCCGAGTGCGGCGTTTGCCAGCATCTCACTATCGTTTATGACGAGCGGGCCATTGACCCGAACGTCGAGCTCGACTCCATCGCGCTCGAACTCCCAGGCATAGAGCCCGCCCCCGGCACTCTGCCGGTAGCTTACGCATTTGTGGTCGCTTAAATCCCGCGGCGTTAGCGGGATTCCCCGGTTGGCAAAGTAGGAAGGCGAGCCGACCACCGCCATGCGGATATCCGGGCTCACCCGAACCGCAATCATGTCCTTCTGGACCTGCTCGCCGACGCGGATGCCGGCGTCGAAACGGCCGGCCACAATGTCGGTAAGCCCTTCATCGACATTGATCTCGACAGCGATGTCCGGATATTCCGGCAGCAGCTTCAACAGGACAGGCCAAAGCACCGTCCTTGCGGCGTGGCGGAAGGTGGTGATGCGGATCGTGCCGGCAGGCTTGTCGCGAAGCGCGGTGAGCTGGGCGATTTCGCTATCGATATGGTCGAATGCCGGACGCAAGCTGTGAAGCAGTTTTTCTCCTGCATCGGTGAGCGACAGGCTGCGCGTCGTTCGCGAGATCAGTCTGACTTTGAGCCGCTCCTCGAGCATGCGCACTGCATAGCTGAGGGCAGATTGGGAAAGACCGAGCTTTGCGGCGGCGCGTGTGAAACTTCCCGCTTCGGCGACCGCCATGAACATGGCCAGCTCGCTGAAATCGCCCTTTCTCATTTATAAACCCCATTTCTAACTCCATGCGGATTATAGCGCCTAATCCGCATCCTCGTCCTCAGCTATTTTTCCCTTGCGCCACATGCCGTGGCATCTGCAACGGGACGCGAGAGACAATGAGCAAGACCAAACTCTTCGAAACATTCGCCTTCGCCAAGGGGATCACCCTTCGCAATCGCGTGGTCATGGCCCCCATGACGACGTGGTCCGGCAACGAGGACGGGACGATCTCCAGCGAAGAGCTGACCTACTATCGCCGCAGAGCAAAGGGCGTCGGCCTCGTGCTCACCGGCTGTACTCACGTGATGGCGAATGGCATCGGCTTCACGGGTGAGTTTGCTGCTTATGACGACGACTTCACGCCGAGCCTGCGACGCCTGGCTGAGGCGGCCAAAAGCGGCGGCGCGCCCGCAATCCTCCAGATCTTCCATGCCGGCAACAAAGCCAACCCCGAACTGATTCCAGGCGGTGAAATCGTCAGCGCCAGCGCGCTGAAGGTTGCTCCAGGACCCTTCAACAGCGGTGAGGTCACAACGCGGGCTCTCAGCCACGGTGAAATCATCGATGTCGTTGCTGCGTTTGGCGAGGCCACCCGCCGCGCCATCGAGGCGGGCTTCGACGGCATTGAGCTGCACGGAGCCCATGGCTTCCTGATCCAGAACTTTTTCTCGCCGCTGTTCAACCGGCGTGACGACGAATGGGGTGGCTCTTTGGAGAACCGCCTGCGCTTCCCACTCGCGGTTGTCCATGAGGTAAGGCGGATGATCGACCTGCATGCGAGGCGGTCGTTCCTGCTGGGCTACAGAATCTCGCCCGAAGAGCCGGACCAAGGCGGTCTTCGGATCAACGACTCCTATGAGCTTCTCGACCGTCTTATTCAGAGCGGCGTGGACTACGTCCATGTGTCGCTGTCGAGTATTCTGGGCGCCAAGCCGATTGACGGCGCCGATGAGCGACGGACAATAGAATTGATCCTGGATCGTGTGGCTGGTCGCATACCTGTCATCGCCGCAGGCCAGATCAGAAAACCCGAGCAGGCCGAAAATGCCCTGGAACTGGGATTGTCCCTCGTGGCCGTCGGTCAGGGACTGGTGATCAACCCGGACTGGGTCAAACTCGCACAATTTGATGACGCCGATCAGATCGACATTGGGTTGAGAATGTCCAAGGTTTCAGAGATCGCGCTTCCAGCCAAGCTGCGGGAGGTTATTGAGGCTACTACAGGCTGGTTCAATATCGAGCCTGAGGCCCCGTCACTGCCTCAGCACGCGGCGGCCTGATCGCGCAGGGACTAGCCGGGACAACCGGCACCCCGCCTCGCGATCGAGGCGGGGTGCTATTGCTTCAATGCAATCAGTTGGTCTGGACTCTAGTTGGTCTTGGCCGGCGCCGTCGTTGCCTGCTCGCCCATCGCCTTGAGGTCGGCGGCTTCGCCTTCCTTCGACTTTTCCGGGACCTTGAACACCTGCCCCGGCCAGATGCGGTCGGGATTGCTGATCTGGTCCTGGTTGGCGAGGTAGATGGTCGAATAGCGCACGCCATGGCCGTAGACGCGCCGTGAAATCCGCCAGAGCGTGTCGTTGCGGCGGATGATGACGGCGCCGTCGGCATGTTCGAGCTTGGGCGCCACGGTCTCGGGCACATCGCTCGGCGGCGTTGCCGCTGCCACAACGGCCGGAGCCTCGGTGGCGGGAGCGGGCGTCGTGGCCGGTGCAGCGGCAACGGCCGGCGCCTCTGCAGCCGGTGCAGCAGGAGCCGGTGCGGGTTCCGCCGGGGCAGCCGCGACAACAGCGGGCGCAGGGGGCGCTTCGGCGGCGGCAGGTGCGGCCGGTTTCTCTTCGGCAGGCTTGGGCTCGGCAGGCGCCACGGCGGCGACCGCTTCGCCCGGCTCGCGTTCGAACGGCACGGCGGCGCGGGCCACCACTTTCACGCCGTCGGCATCGAGGCCGTCGACATGGATGGTGTAGCTGCCGACCGGAATGTCGCGCGTCGCCTCGACCAGGAAGTGGCCATCCGGTGACGTCAGCGCGTCACCGAGCAGGATGTCGTTGGCATAGGCGCGCACCTTGCGGCCTGCATCGGCGAGGCCGGCGACAAAGATCTTGTTGCCGTCGATCTCGACCGCCTCGACGACGATCTTGGGTTCGGCCACGACTGCCGCGGGCGGCGTCGCCGGCGTTGCCGGAGCCGGTGCCGCTTCAACCACGGCTGGCGCTGGTGCCGCCGGGGCGGCTGGTGCCGGAGCTGTGGCCGCGGGCGCTTCGGCTGCGGGAGCAGCCGGCGCGGCAGCCTGGTCGCCGGCAGCCGGCGCGGCTGGCTTTGTCTCGGGCGCGGGAACGGTGAGCAGTTCGGCCGGCTTGCCCGGCTCCTCGACCATGGCCAGCACCTGGCCGGCCGCGTCCTTGGGAACCGAGACGACGGCGGTCTGCACCGAGGGCGTCACGACATCGCCCGTGGTCGCGCGCAGCGCGATTGTATAATCGCCGGGCTTCAGCGGATCATCGAGAATGATAACGAAGGCGCCATCGGGACCAGCTACGGTCGATCCAAGCACCGTCGAGCCGTTGAGGATCTCGACCTTTGCATTCGGAGCCGCATTGCCGGCGACGACGATCGAGCCATTGCTCTCGACGCGCACGACATCGAAGGACGGTGCGATCGGACCGGCCGCAGCCGGCGCTGCCGGAGCCGCCGCATCCGTTGCCGGTGCGGCTGGTGCCGTTGCCTGGGGCACCGTAGCGGGAGCGGCCGGGACCTCCGCAGGAGGCAGCCGCGCTTCCGTGCCGGGATCGGCCGGTTTCGGCGCCGCGGGCGGCGTCAGCGCCGCCACGTTCGCCGGCGGCGTGTGATTGAGATACGGGTCGAGTGCGCCCGATACGTAGGCGGTTCCCGCGGCCGCGACGGTCCCACCCGCCGCGAACAGGAACGCCTTCAATGGATTAATTGCCATATTTCCCTACCCCTTAGCCACCTAACGCCGGTCTAGCCTGTTTTGCCAAAGCCGACAAGAAAAACGGGCCGGCAAGAAAAAGCCCGGGCTTGTTGACCCTTGGGGCTTGACCACGCTTTCAGACCCAATCACCAATCATCGACATGAACACGATTCGATCCGTCTGCGTCTATTGCGGCTCGTCTCCGGGCCGCGATGAAACCTATATCAAGGCCGGACACCTGCTCGGGCGCTCGATTGCCAAAGCCGGTCTGCGGCTGGTCTATGGCGGCGGCACCAAAGGGATCATGGGCGCCGTCGCCGAAGGCGCGCTCAAGGCCGGCGGCAAGGTGACGGGCATCATTCCGCGCTTCCTGATCAACAGGGAAGCGACGGAAACCGCGCTTGACCGGCTCGATGAACTCTTGATCACCGACAATATGCACGAGCGCAAACACAAGATGTTCGAGAAATCCGACGCCTTTGTGGCGCTGCCGGGTGGCATCGGCACGGTCGAGGAGATCGTCGAGGTCATGACCTGGGGGCAGCTCGGCCATCATCGCAAGCCGATCGTCTTCGGCAATGTCGGCGGATTCTGGGATCCGATGCTGGCGTTGCTCGATCACATGGCCGCCGAGGGCTTTATCCACACCGCACAGCGGGTCAAGCCGCTGGTCGTCGACGACCCCGAAGCGATCGTCGCCGCCATCATGGTGGCAGGGTCGTCCGTCGATGCGCCGACCGAGGGCATGCAGTCGGTGATAGACAAGATGTAGGGGAATACGGAGTAAGGCAGTAGGGGAATATGTGAAGTGCCTGGGAACGGCGCTCCCTATTCCCCTATTCCCCTATTCCCCTATTCCCCTATTCCCCTATTCCCCTATTCCCCTATTCCCCTATTCCCCTATTCCCCTATTCCCCTATTCCCCTATTCCCCTATTCCCCTATTCCCTGCTGCCTTCCGCAAGCCAGCGATCACCGCGCGGCAGTCATGACGCCGCCAGGCGAGATAGATGGAAACCGTGCGGTCGAACCATGGCAGGTCGCGAAACACGATCCGCGGCGGTGCTGCGGCACGCAGGCTGGCCTGCACCGTCGCCAGGCCGAGCCCGGCACTGACCAGGCCGAGCGATGTCAACGGGTCCGCTGTCTCATAGGCGATGTCGGGCAGAAAGCCGGCCTTGGCGCAAGCGGCGAGGAACTGACCACGGTTGGTGTCGTCAGGCTGGCGCACGACGGTGATCCAGGTGTGGCCGTCGAGGTGATGCGGTCCGATCTCTGATATTTGGACGAGCGGATCATCTTCGGGGATCGCCAGCACCAGCGGTTCGTGCCGCAGCGCCGTGGCGGCGACTTCCGGGTCATCGTCGGCTGGCGGCGAATAGACAAAGCCCAGATCCAGAGAGCGCTGCCGCAACCCCTCCAGCTGCGCCGCCGAACGCAGGCTTCTCAATTGCAGGTGGAAATCCGGCCGGTCGCGGCGGAA is part of the Mesorhizobium loti genome and encodes:
- a CDS encoding SMP-30/gluconolactonase/LRE family protein, producing the protein MPSQKSADRKAQIVVGGLAFGESPRWHDGRLWLCNWGTGEIIAVDAGGNKEIVLTVPAVLPYSIDWLPDGRLLVVSGREGLLLRQEADGSLVTHADLRNLSKSPWNEIVVDGRGNIYVNGGGPAPAPGEYFGPGTIVLITPDGAVRQVAENIAFANGMAMTPDNKTLIVAESHANRLTAFNIAADGTLSNRRVWADLDGYPDGICLDAEGAAWYADVPNKHCVRVREGGEVLQTVTVDRGCFACMLGGTDRQTLFILAAEWRGFEHMVSDARTGQVFSVEAPAPGIGWP
- a CDS encoding antibiotic biosynthesis monooxygenase translates to MNDINQNVDGGSVFRVDKFVVPAAAREEILAKVKTTHELLRLQQGFVQDFLLEQFSGPGEFNLVTIVEWESQAAVDNVVPIVKAAHERIAFNPQETITRLGVRADIANYQRVPGL
- a CDS encoding phosphatidylcholine/phosphatidylserine synthase; this translates as MGTQYKKFEAHASGGPRIREIPMRMVLPNLVTVLAICAGLSGIRFGFEGRFEPAVVMVLLAAFLDGIDGRLARMLKATSKFGAQMDSLADIVNFGVAPALVLYAFLLDRAGSPGWIAALLFAIACGLRLARFNVLDDEKGDRPLWQSEYFVGVPAPAGAVLVMLPLYLYFLRTGLEPSRPAAFVATGFTILVAFLLVSRLPVYSGKSLRIPGDRVLPIILAVVLYVLLLMTYPWYTLTASVAGYLIFLPFSVRAYSKRAKREGEKVPPSDIG
- a CDS encoding phosphatidylserine decarboxylase, giving the protein MSLVDTIKNAFVPIHREGYPFIAAFGAATLFLGYFSSILFWIGLILTAWCVYFFRDPERVTPVDDRLVVSPADGIISAVGPAVPPRELGLGNVEMTRISVFMNVFSCHVNRAPVRGRIARIEHRPGKFLNAELDKASTENERNGLVIESPNGTIAAVQIAGLVARRIVCWAEAGGSIAIGERFGLIRFGSRVDVFLPLTATPRVAVGQTAVGGETVLAEFGGVAGTPLVRIS
- a CDS encoding SDR family NAD(P)-dependent oxidoreductase, with product MSKVWFITGAGSGIGAATARAALKVGDRVIATGRNLDKVRNALSDVAGDRLAFVQLDVASEAQAKAAVDEAMQAFGRVDVLVNNAGYSLLGNFEELSTAEIEGLISTNLYGVVHVMRAVLPVMRKQRSGRIINISSLAGVMGFKHCGAYSAAKFAVEGLSLSVAQEVEQFGIKIVVVAPGFFRTDLLNAQNAKYSASSIEDYAAEGTAKDMWSGYDGTQQGDPAKLGEVLAKLAGMENPPRQFLAGSDALAAVKPALEGRLEEVRAWEDLSRSTDGSF
- a CDS encoding ATP-binding cassette domain-containing protein; the protein is MADKTVSDSSTFKTLLNLWPYMWPADRADLRARVTWATLLLVVAKLTLVAGPYFFKWATDALAGDAKSVPPLPTFLLAPVMLVVAYNVVRLVQLGFNQLRDALFARVGQYAVRQLAFRTFVHMHQLSLRFHLERRTGGLSRIIERGTKGIETIVRFIMLNTAPTILEFALTTGIFAYTYGWKYVVVVAVTVWVYVWFTVRASDWRISIRRDMNDSDTDANTKAIDSLLNYETVKYFNNEGMEAERFDRSMARYEVAATRIWTSLGWLNFGQGIIFGLGTVIVMCMSALEVQAGTQTVGDFVFINAMLMQLSVPLNFIGFIYREIRQGLTDIEQMFDLLDVPQEIVDKPDAGPLAVSAGKVEFRDVHFSYDPNRKILKGISFEVPAGKTVAIVGPSGAGKSTISRLLFRFYDVQAGQVLIDGQDIRDVTQESLRGAIGMVPQDTVLFNDTIAYNIRYGRIGASEEDMQKAAELAQIGPFIERLPDGYKSMVGERGLKLSGGEKQRVAIARTILKAPPILMLDEATSALDSHTEQEIQAALDLVSRGRTTIVIAHRLSTVITADEIIVLQDGQIAERGTHAELMRKHGLYASMWDRQREATEAEERLRIAREGDELGVIVRRRTSEVS
- a CDS encoding helix-turn-helix transcriptional regulator — protein: MTEYSLETNGRTAEKCGPANCAPDSRAVAARMAALSHPARIEILKHLSASNSCCCREVVDRFDLAQSTVSQHLKILVEAGLVRFEPDRQRSRYAVDHAALADVSASLAALVNSCCSGR
- a CDS encoding DMP19 family protein, translating into MFGFFSRKSRRASEKTSPTFENQPVNLLVPLVVVSRSKAEEVGEEPFDLVFAVMQFATTMVSKGLYRYPEINPKAMQVYHAHWYSSEIKNGGHSQFIHNAGQEIDAMIANARAGLTASGAKGQLATLEKMSAWVAEHPDKAAEQTGFEGGRDDFLDTLDDAFYDADKAVPMDNLLARWIASWPDLQIVDDDDYDDAINQLATANPQREGRLLHKSVGDLVGQMLGRRDVGAGLACAKISPPEIKLAFGMARVLTVDGQKQMVSQLRTSSKELRLCVATETHVAVYEQIAPEDPPVVRSGENPFGANAPRVGIRLGRAEDSEISTVIELVERYHAPVAVDLLLRKVGFDPAEAAVSANSVVQTAEGPIVNWVVLAPGQAFLFVSSPSGSVLLRGIDDKKLAEATMSELDEHFDRSAAAG